The Acropora palmata chromosome 10, jaAcrPala1.3, whole genome shotgun sequence genome contains a region encoding:
- the LOC141894334 gene encoding CDK5 and ABL1 enzyme substrate 1-like isoform X1, whose translation MAAVTSGRRSRRKSRRTASACAFLSNISLDGNVVQDALNACETEMGHVHKTESIEWHSHRGRLLHSISEPSNSSTSEDIKELTIIPKNINEKILHRERSVTDVVSERCPQEKSVVIQRSVSLSESNASSSLNESIRRSKSKISCLTGTSFHLKRRATDKRIVLCSGYRTPFITYSVLKYHKDNQEAGQEGMRRISTIVPNQFVGIEGVELGSADKTVSYRSLLTSTYPFGWKEEPSCQGTGTPLTKQVDPGSTSQESPDTGFISLSEYDPHLLDDPELTSGRHRKVLSLPSYLVSMVAYAKPSELKKDLNEQFREKFPNLNITLTKLRSLKKDIVKIASTQECSLDSSTIAYAFVYFEKLVLKEKISKANRKLLAGSCLLLAAKFNDDMRREKVKELIETIEDKLRISVKELLKFEFQAVVALQFDLHIPQWEVLPHVKRLEIE comes from the exons ATGGCGGCCGTGACATCTGGCCGCCGCAGTAGGAGAAAATCAAGGCGAACAGCTTCCGCTTGTGCTTTTCTGTCTAATATTTCACTGGACGGTAATGTTGTACAAGATGCACTGAATGCATGTGAAACAGAGATGGGTCATGTCCACAAGACAGAGAGTATCGAGTGGCACTCGCATAGGGGAAGATTACTGCATTCAATTTCTGAACCGAGTAACAGTAGCACTTCAGAGGATATTAAAGAGCTGACTATTATTCCCAAAAACATTAATGAAAAGATTTTACACAGAGAGCGGAGCGTAACAGACGTTGTTTCTGAGAGATGTCCACAAGAAAAATCTGTGGTCATACAAAGGTCTGTTTCTTTATCGGAATCAAATGCCTCTTCTTCCTTGAATGAAAGTATTCGTCGcagtaaaagcaaaatttcctGTCTCACTGGAACTTCTTTTCACCTTAAAAGACGGGCAACTGATAAGAG GATAGTGTTGTGTTCTGGCTATAGAACTCCTTTCATTACATATTCTGTGCTTAAGTACCACAAGGATAACCAAGAGGCAGGCCAGGAAGGAATGAG GAGAATATCAACCATAGTCCCAAACCAATTTGTTGGAATAGAAGGAGTAGAACTTGGATCTGCTGACAAG ACAGTGTCGTACAGATCACTTCTCACATCAACCTATCCATTTGGATGGAAAGAGGAGCCTTCTTGTCAAGGGACAGGCACTCCTCTAACAAAGCAAGTAGATCCAGGAAGCACGTCCCAGG aGAGTCCTGATACTGGCTTCATTTCTCTCAGTGAGTATGATCCTCATTTATTGGATGATCCTGAATTGACATCTGGTCGTCACAGAAAAGTTCTGAGCCTTCCTTCTTACTTG GTTTCTATGGTGGCTTATGCAAAGCCTTCTGAATTAAAAAAGGACTTGAATGAGCAATTCAGGGAGAAATTTCCCAACCTCAACATTACGCTTACTAAGTTACGCAG ctTGAAGAAAGATATTGTCAAAATAGCATCCACACAG GAATGTTCACTTGATTCATCTACAATTGCATATGCGTTCgtgtattttgaaaaactcgTATTGAAG GAGAAAATTAGTAAAGCAAACAGGAAACTGCTGGCAG GGTCCTGTTTGCTTTTGGCAGCCAAATTTAACGATGACATGAGAAGAGAAAAAGTCAAAGAACTTATAGAA aCGATTGAGGATAAACTTCGAATATCAGTTAAAGAACTTCTCAAGTTTGAGTTTCAAGCGGTGGTGGCACTGCAGTTTGATCTTCATATTCCACAGTGGGAAGTGTTACCTCATGTTAAACGACTGGAAATAGAGTAG
- the LOC141894334 gene encoding CDK5 and ABL1 enzyme substrate 1-like isoform X2: MAAVTSGRRSRRKSRRTASACAFLSNISLDGNVVQDALNACETEMGHVHKTESIEWHSHRGRLLHSISEPSNSSTSEDIKELTIIPKNINEKILHRERSVTDVVSERCPQEKSVVIQRSVSLSESNASSSLNESIRRSKSKISCLTGTSFHLKRRATDKRIVLCSGYRTPFITYSVLKYHKDNQEAGQEGMRRISTIVPNQFVGIEGVELGSADKTVSYRSLLTSTYPFGWKEEPSCQGTGTPLTKQVDPGSTSQESPDTGFISLSEYDPHLLDDPELTSGRHRKVLSLPSYLVSMVAYAKPSELKKDLNEQFREKFPNLNITLTKLRSLKKDIVKIASTQECSLDSSTIAYAFVYFEKLVLKTIEDKLRISVKELLKFEFQAVVALQFDLHIPQWEVLPHVKRLEIE; the protein is encoded by the exons ATGGCGGCCGTGACATCTGGCCGCCGCAGTAGGAGAAAATCAAGGCGAACAGCTTCCGCTTGTGCTTTTCTGTCTAATATTTCACTGGACGGTAATGTTGTACAAGATGCACTGAATGCATGTGAAACAGAGATGGGTCATGTCCACAAGACAGAGAGTATCGAGTGGCACTCGCATAGGGGAAGATTACTGCATTCAATTTCTGAACCGAGTAACAGTAGCACTTCAGAGGATATTAAAGAGCTGACTATTATTCCCAAAAACATTAATGAAAAGATTTTACACAGAGAGCGGAGCGTAACAGACGTTGTTTCTGAGAGATGTCCACAAGAAAAATCTGTGGTCATACAAAGGTCTGTTTCTTTATCGGAATCAAATGCCTCTTCTTCCTTGAATGAAAGTATTCGTCGcagtaaaagcaaaatttcctGTCTCACTGGAACTTCTTTTCACCTTAAAAGACGGGCAACTGATAAGAG GATAGTGTTGTGTTCTGGCTATAGAACTCCTTTCATTACATATTCTGTGCTTAAGTACCACAAGGATAACCAAGAGGCAGGCCAGGAAGGAATGAG GAGAATATCAACCATAGTCCCAAACCAATTTGTTGGAATAGAAGGAGTAGAACTTGGATCTGCTGACAAG ACAGTGTCGTACAGATCACTTCTCACATCAACCTATCCATTTGGATGGAAAGAGGAGCCTTCTTGTCAAGGGACAGGCACTCCTCTAACAAAGCAAGTAGATCCAGGAAGCACGTCCCAGG aGAGTCCTGATACTGGCTTCATTTCTCTCAGTGAGTATGATCCTCATTTATTGGATGATCCTGAATTGACATCTGGTCGTCACAGAAAAGTTCTGAGCCTTCCTTCTTACTTG GTTTCTATGGTGGCTTATGCAAAGCCTTCTGAATTAAAAAAGGACTTGAATGAGCAATTCAGGGAGAAATTTCCCAACCTCAACATTACGCTTACTAAGTTACGCAG ctTGAAGAAAGATATTGTCAAAATAGCATCCACACAG GAATGTTCACTTGATTCATCTACAATTGCATATGCGTTCgtgtattttgaaaaactcgTATTGAAG aCGATTGAGGATAAACTTCGAATATCAGTTAAAGAACTTCTCAAGTTTGAGTTTCAAGCGGTGGTGGCACTGCAGTTTGATCTTCATATTCCACAGTGGGAAGTGTTACCTCATGTTAAACGACTGGAAATAGAGTAG
- the LOC141894335 gene encoding FK506-binding protein 1-like, with amino-acid sequence MGVTKDIIKDGHGESPNPGQTVVVHYTGTLTDGKKFDSSRDKGRPFKFKIGTGQVIKGWDEGVLQMRIGERAKLTCSPDYAYGSRGIGDIIPPNATLVFDVELLGIE; translated from the exons ATGGGTGTTACGAAAGATATCATCAAGGATGGACACGGAG AGAGTCCAAACCCTGGACAGACAGTTGTAGTACATTACACTG GAACGCTGACAGATGGGAAGAAGTTTGATTCTTCAAGAGACAAGGGCaggcctttcaaatttaagaTTGGAACTGGACAAGTTATCAAAG gCTGGGATGAAGGTGTTTTGCAG ATGAGAATTGGTGAGCGAGCAAAACTGACCTGCTCACCTGATTATGCTTATGGCTCACGTGGAATTGGTGACAT TATTCCTCCAAATGCAACATTAGTCTTTGATGTTGAACTTTTAGGAATTGAGTAA
- the LOC141894950 gene encoding protein-L-isoaspartate O-methyltransferase domain-containing protein 1-like gives MGGAVSAGQDNGELVDNLKAASYITTPEVERVFRAVDRAEYFPEGTKDHAYKDLAWKSGNIHLSAPCIYSQVLESLELKEGLSFLNLGSGTGYLSTMVGLMIGSNGINHGVELFEDVVEFAEKKLVIFKSNPAYQGTNFGEPVFIVGNCLSLNTHYRQYDRVYCGAACPPEYEEYMKSLVKVGGILVMPFNDKLCRMRHIGQSEWDIEGVLPVSFAPLIDCKDKNGYLLKCIEIPTHPRYLQDLCRLVIRRTLGTQGVKKLTDLPLPPALIMYLNYFHE, from the exons ATGGGAGGAGCAGTAAGTGCTGGCCAAGACAATGGAGAGCTGGTTGATAACCTTAAAGCGGCAAGCTACATTACAACTCCAGAGGTTGAACGTGTCTTCCGTGCAGTCGACAGAGCAGAGTATTTCCCAGAAGGAACTAAGGATCATGCCTACAAAGACCTAGCATGGAAAAGTGGCAACATCCATCTCTCAGCTCCCTGTATATACTCTCAAGTGCTAGAATCTCTTGAACTAAAAGAAGGTCTGTCATTCTTGAATCTTGGTAGTGGGACAGGTTACCTGTCCACCATGGTGGGCTTGATGATTGGTTCTAATGGCATCAATCATGGAGTGGAATTGTTTGAGGACGTTGTTGAGTTTGCGGAAAAAAAGCTTGTTATATTTAAAAGCAATCCAGCATATCAAGGGACTAACTTTGGTGAACCTGTTTTTATTGTGGGTAACTGTCTGTCCTTGAACACACATTACAGACAGTATGATCGTGTTTATTGTGGTGCTGCATGTCCGCCAGAATATGAGGAATATATGAAGTCTCTGGTGAAAGTTGGAGGCATTTTAGTCATGCCATTTAATGACAAG CTTTGTAGGATGCGCCATATTGGACAATCTGAATGGGACATAGAAGGTGTGCTGCCAGTCTCCTTTGCCCCGCTGATAGACTGTAAAGACAAGAACGGGTACCTGTTGAAATGCATTGAAATAC ctaCCCACCCAAGATACCTTCAAGATCTTTGCAGACTGGTAATCAGAAGGACTCTTGGTACCCAAGGAGTGAAAAAATTGACTGACCTTCCCCTCCCTCCAGCACTTATCATGTACCTGAACTACTTTCATGAATAA